One Nerophis ophidion isolate RoL-2023_Sa linkage group LG06, RoL_Noph_v1.0, whole genome shotgun sequence genomic region harbors:
- the col2a1a gene encoding collagen, type II, alpha 1a isoform X1: MFGFVDSRTVLLLVASQLVLLAVVRCQEEGDQRPGVCTQDGQLYNDKDVWKPEPCRICVCDSGAVLCDEIICEEMRECAKPIVPSGECCPMCPADGSAPIETVGARGQKGEPGDIADVVGPRGPAGPMGPPGDQGTRGPAGAKGDKGNSGPRGRDGEPGIPGNPGPPGPPGPAGLGGNFAAQMAQGFDEKAGGAQMGVMQGPMGPMGPRGPPGPSGAPGPQGFQGGPGEAGEAGPSGAMGPRGPPGPSGKPGSDGEAGKPGKSGERGPAGPQGARGFPGTPGLPGIKGHRGHPGLDGAKGETGTAGAKGEAGSSGENGAPGPMGPRGLPGERGRPGAAGAAGARGNDGLPGPAGPPGPVGPAGAPGFPGSPGAKGEAGPTGARGAEGQQGPRGEAGTPGSPGPAGASGNPGTDGIPGAKGSAGGPGIAGAPGFPGPRGPPGPQGATGPLGPKGQSGDPGLPGFKGEAGPKGELGPAGPLGAPGPAGEEGKRGARGEPGAAGPLGPPGERGAPGNRGFPGQDGLAGAKGAPGDRGVPGAAGPKGATGDPGRTGESGLPGARGLTGRPGDSGPQGKVGPSGASGEDGRPGPPGPQGARGQPGVMGFPGPKGANGEPGKAGEKGLLGRTGLRGLPGKDGETGSAGPPGPAGPAGERGEQGQPGPSGFQGLPGPSGSPGEAGKPGDQGVPGEGGAPGAVGPRGERGFPGERGGAGPQGLQGPRGLPGTPGSDGPKGAIGPAGSAGSQGPPGLQGMPGERGAGGIPGPKGDRGDNGAKGPEGAPGKDGSRGLTGPIGPPGPAGPNGAKGETGPSGPSGAPGVRGAPGDRGEGGPPGPAGFAGPPGADGQPGAKGELGEGGQKGEAGVSGPQGPSGAPGPVGPTGVSGPKGARGAQGAPGATGFPGAAGRVGSPGPNGNPGAVGPAGPSGKDGPKGARGDAGPQGRHGDAGLRGPAGAQGEKGEPGEDGPPGADGPSGPQGLAGSRGIVGLPGQRGERGFPGLPGPSGEPGKQGGPGSSGDRGPPGPVGPPGLTGPSGETGREGTPGSDGPPGRDGSVGIKGERGNAGPNGAPGAPGGPGAPGPVGPLGKQGDRGETGAQGPSGPPGLAGARGMAGPQGPRGDKGESGETGERGQKGHRGFTGLQGLPGPPGPAGDSGSAGPAGPSGAKGPHGPTGPAGKDGSNGQPGPIGPPGPRGRSGESGPAGPPGNAGPPGPPGPPGPGIDMSAFAGLGQTEKSPDPLRYMRADEASSSHRQHDVEVDSTLKSLNNQIENLRSPDGSQKNPTRSCRDLKLSHPDWKSGDYWVDPNIGSTADAIKVFCNMETGETCVYPSIAKVPKKSWWTSKSKDRKHIWFGETMNGGFHFSYAQDGPAANAASVQLTFLRLLSNEASQNLTYHCKNSIAYMDQATGNLKKALLLQGSNDVEIRAEGNSRFTYGVMEDGCKKHTGRWGKTVFEYKTQKTSRLPIVDIAPMDIGGADQEFGLDVGPVCFL; this comes from the exons ATGTTCGGCTTTGTGGACTCAAGGACTGTTCTGCTACTTGTAGCATCCCAACTTGTATTACTGGCTGTGGTCAGATGTCAGGAAGAGGGCGACC AGCGGCCAGGTGTCTGCACGCAGGACGGCCAGCTGTACAATGATAAGGATGTGTGGAAGCCAGAGCCGTGTcgaatatgtgtgtgtgacagcGGAGCGGTTCTGTGTGATGAGATAATCTGCGAGGAGATGAGGGAGTGTGCCAAACCCATCGTCCCATCTGGAGAGTGCTGTCCCATGTGCCCCGCTGATGGCAGTGCCCCCATTG AAACAGTTGGCGCTAGG GGCCAGAAAGGTGAACCTGGAGATATCGCAGAT GTTGTAGGACCAAGAGGACCAGCCGGCCCAATG GGGCCCCCAGGTGACCAGGGAACTCGTGGACCAGCTGGCGCAAAAGGTGACAAG GGAAATTCTGGACCTCGTGGAAGAGATGGCGAGCCCGGCATCCCCGGAAACCCCGGACCCCCTGGGCCACCTGGACCCGCAGGACTCGGAGGG AACTTTGCTGCACAGATGGCTCAAGGTTTTGATGAGAAGGCCGGAGGTGCTCAGATGGGAGTGATGCAAGGACCGATG GGTCCAATGGGTCCCCGTGGGCCTCCTGGACCAAGTGGAGCCCCT GGCCCACAGGGTTTCCAGGGCGGCCCTGGAGAGGCTGGAGAGGCCGGTCCATCT GGAGCGATGGGACCCCGTGGGCCACCTGGGCCTTCTGGAAAACCAGGAAGTGAT GGTGAGGCTGGCAAACCTGGAAAATCTGGAGAACGTGGACCCGCTGGACCTCAG GGAGCTCGAGGATTCCCCGGAACTCCTGGCCTTCCTGGAATCAAAGGACACAGA GGTCACCCTGGTCTGGATGGGGCTAAGGGAGAGACTGGCACTGCTGGTGCAAAG GGTGAGGCTGGTTCTTCTGGAGAGAATGGCGCCCCTGGACCCATG GGCCCACGTGGTCTACCTGGTGAGAGGGGACGTCCAGGTGCTGCTGGAGCAGCA GGTGCTCGTGGAAATGATGGATTGCCTGGACCTGCTGGGCCGCCT GGACCTGTTGGTCCGGCTGGAGCCCCTGGTTTCCCCGGATCTCCAGGAGCCAAG GGAGAAGCTGGTCCAACTGGAGCTCGTGGAGCCGAAGGCCAACAGGGTCCCCGAGGAGAGGCTGGCACTCCAGGATCTCCCGGACCTGCTGGGGCTTCG GGAAACCCCGGAACTGATGGTATCCCCGGAGCTAAAGGATCTGCT GGAGGTCCTGGTATTGCTGGCGCTCCTGGCTTCCCCGGCCCTCGGGGTCCTCCTGGACCACAAGGGGCAACAGGCCCTCTGGGACCCAAAGGACAGTCT GGTGACCCTGGTCTTCCTGGATTTAAAGGTGAAGCTGGACCAAAGGGAGAGCTT GGCCCCGCTGGTCCCCTTGGTGCACCCGGTCCTGCTGGCGAAGAAGGAAAGAGAGGCGCTAGAGGAGAACCTGGTGCAGCAGGACCACTTGGACCTCCGGGAGAGAGA GGCGCCCCTGGCAACCGTGGATTCCCTGGTCAAGATGGTCTTGCAGGTGCTAAG GGCGCCCCAGGTGACCGTGGTGTTCCTGGTGCTGCTGGGCCTAAGGGTGCGACAGGTGACCCCGGACGCACAGGAGAGTCAGGTCTTCCTGGAGCAAGA GGTCTTACAGGCCGTCCTGGAGATTCTGGTCCTCAAGGCAAAGTTGGACCTTCT GGCGCCTCTGGTGAGGACGGTCGGCCCGGCCCACCTGGTCCTCAGGGAGCCCGTGGACAGCCAGGAGTGATGGGATTCCCCGGTCCAAAAGGAGCCAAT GGTGAGCCTGGAAAGGCTGGAGAAAAAGGTCTGTTGGGTCGCACTGGTCTGAGA GGTCTGCCTGGAAAAGATGGAGAGACTGGATCTGCTGGCCCACCCGGCCCTGCT GGACCTGCTGGAGAGAGAGGAGAGCAAGGTCAGCCTGGACCTTCTGGCTTCCAG GGTCTTCCTGGACCAAGTGGTTCCCCAGGAGAGGCTGGAAAACCCGGAGATCAG GGTGTTCCTGGAGAGGGTGGAGCTCCTGGGGCTGTTGGACCTAGA GGTGAACGTGGTTTCCCTGGCGAGAGGGGTGGTGCTGGTCCTCAGGGTCTTCAGGGACCACGTGGACTTCCTGGAACACCTGGAAGTGATGGACCCAAG GGTGCCATTGGACCAGCTGGAAGTGCTGGATCACAGGGACCCCCCGGCCTTCAGGGTATGCCTGGAGAGAGAGGAGCTGGTGGCATCCCAGGACCCAAAGGAGACAGA GGCGACAATGGAGCAAAGGGACCTGAGGGAGCTCCTGGAAAAGACGGTTCTAGA GGTTTGACTGGTCCCATTGGTCCTCCTGGCCCAGCTGGACCCAATGGAGCCAAG GGTGAGACTGGACCTTCTGGGCCTTCTGGTGCTCCTGGCGTCCGTGGTGCCCCT GGTGACCGTGGCGAGGGAGGTCCTCCTGGGCCTGCTGGCTTTGCTGGACCTCCT GGAGCAGATGGTCAGCCTGGTGCCAAAGGAGAGCTTGGCGAGGGAGGACAGAAAGGAGAGGCTGGTGTTTCCGGACCTCAAGGACCATCCGGAGCACCCGGACCTGTG GGCCCAACTGGTGTTTCTGGACCTAAAGGTGCACGTGGTGCTCAGGGAGCTCCT GGGGCGACTGGTTTCCCTGGTGCTGCTGGTAGAGTTGGATCTCCTGGTCCTAAT GGCAACCCTGGCGCTGTTGGACCTGCTGGTCCTTCTGGAAAAGACGGACCAAAGGGTGCCCGTGGTGACGCTGGACCCCAAGGAAGACATGGAGATGCTGGTCTTCGAGGACCCGCTGGCGCACAAGGAGAGAAGGGAGAGCCCGGAGAAGATGGACCCCCT GGTGCCGACGGACCTTCAGGTCCTCAGGGTCTGGCTGGGTCTCGTGGTATTGTTGGTTTGCCTGGACAGCGTGGTGAGAGAGGCTTCCCTGGCCTTCCTGGACCTTCT GGTGAGCCTGGTAAACAAGGAGGACCTGGCTCTTCTGGTGACCGTGGACCTCCTGGACCTGTAGGACCCCCTGGACTTACTGGACCTTCTGGAGAGACTGGAAGAGAG GGTACCCCTGGATCAGATGGACCACCTGGTAGGGATGGATCTGTTGGAATCAAG GGAGAGCGAGGAAACGCTGGTCCTAATGGTGCCCCTGGTGCTCCTGGTGGTCCCGGTGCCCCTGGACCTGTTGGACCTCTTGGCAAGCAGGGAGACAGAGGAGAGACT GGTGCACAAGGACCTTCAGGACCACCTGGACTTGCTGGTGCACGAGGAATGGCT GGTCCCCAAGGACCACGTGGAGATAAGGGAGAGAGTGGTGAGACTGGTGAGAGAGGACAGAAGGGTCACAGAGGATTCACCGGTTTGCAGGGTCTTCCTGGACCTCCC GGTCCCGCTGGAGATTCCGGATCTGCTGGACCTGCAGGACCAAGCGGAGCTAAG GGACCACATGGACCTACAGGACCTGCTGGCAAAGATGGATCTAATGGACAGCCTGGCCCCATTGGACCACCCGGACCTCGTGGACGCTCTGGAGAATCTGGCCCAGCT GGTCCCCCTGGAAATGCTGGGCCCCCTGGCCCTCCTGGCCCTCCAGGCCCTGGCATAGACATGTCCGCCTTCGCTGGTCTCGGACAGACTGAGAAGTCTCCCGATCCTCTGAGGTACATGAGGGCTGATGAGGCTTCCAGCTCCCACAGACAGCATGATGTTGAGGTTGATTCCACGCTCAAGTCGCTCAACAACCAGATTGAGAACCTGCGCAGCCCCGATGGCTCCCAGAAGAATCCAACTCGCTCCTGCAGAGATCTCAAACTGAGCCACCCTGACTGGAAGAGCG GTGACTACTGGGTTGATCCCAACATTGGAAGCACAGCTGATGCCATTAAGGTATTCTGCAACATGGAGACTGGAGAGACCTGCGTCTACCCGAGCATCGCCAAAGTACCCAAGAAGTCCTGGTGGACCAGTAAGAGCAAGGATAGGAAACACATCTGGTTTGGCGAGACCATGAATGGAGGATTCCAT TTCAGCTACGCTCAGGATGGCCCTGCTGCAAATGCCGCCAGTGTCCAGCTGACCTTCTTGAGGCTTCTGTCCAACGAGGCATCCCAGAACCTCACTTACCACTGCAAGAACAGCATCGCTTACATGGACCAGGCCACCGGCAACTTGAAGAAGGCTTTGCTCCTGCAGGGCTCCAATGATGTGGAGATCCGTGCAGAGGGCAACAGTCGCTTCACATATGGCGTAATGGAGGACGGCTGCAAG AAACACACAGGCCGATGGGGCAAGACTGTCTTTGAGTACAAAACACAGAAAACCTCCCGTCTGCCCATCGTGGACATTGCTCCTATGGACATCGGAGGAGCGGATCAGGAGTTTGGCTTGGATGTAGGCCCGGTCTGCTTTTTGTAA
- the col2a1a gene encoding collagen, type II, alpha 1a isoform X2 produces the protein MFGFVDSRTVLLLVASQLVLLAVVRCQEEGDQTVGARGQKGEPGDIADVVGPRGPAGPMGPPGDQGTRGPAGAKGDKGNSGPRGRDGEPGIPGNPGPPGPPGPAGLGGNFAAQMAQGFDEKAGGAQMGVMQGPMGPMGPRGPPGPSGAPGPQGFQGGPGEAGEAGPSGAMGPRGPPGPSGKPGSDGEAGKPGKSGERGPAGPQGARGFPGTPGLPGIKGHRGHPGLDGAKGETGTAGAKGEAGSSGENGAPGPMGPRGLPGERGRPGAAGAAGARGNDGLPGPAGPPGPVGPAGAPGFPGSPGAKGEAGPTGARGAEGQQGPRGEAGTPGSPGPAGASGNPGTDGIPGAKGSAGGPGIAGAPGFPGPRGPPGPQGATGPLGPKGQSGDPGLPGFKGEAGPKGELGPAGPLGAPGPAGEEGKRGARGEPGAAGPLGPPGERGAPGNRGFPGQDGLAGAKGAPGDRGVPGAAGPKGATGDPGRTGESGLPGARGLTGRPGDSGPQGKVGPSGASGEDGRPGPPGPQGARGQPGVMGFPGPKGANGEPGKAGEKGLLGRTGLRGLPGKDGETGSAGPPGPAGPAGERGEQGQPGPSGFQGLPGPSGSPGEAGKPGDQGVPGEGGAPGAVGPRGERGFPGERGGAGPQGLQGPRGLPGTPGSDGPKGAIGPAGSAGSQGPPGLQGMPGERGAGGIPGPKGDRGDNGAKGPEGAPGKDGSRGLTGPIGPPGPAGPNGAKGETGPSGPSGAPGVRGAPGDRGEGGPPGPAGFAGPPGADGQPGAKGELGEGGQKGEAGVSGPQGPSGAPGPVGPTGVSGPKGARGAQGAPGATGFPGAAGRVGSPGPNGNPGAVGPAGPSGKDGPKGARGDAGPQGRHGDAGLRGPAGAQGEKGEPGEDGPPGADGPSGPQGLAGSRGIVGLPGQRGERGFPGLPGPSGEPGKQGGPGSSGDRGPPGPVGPPGLTGPSGETGREGTPGSDGPPGRDGSVGIKGERGNAGPNGAPGAPGGPGAPGPVGPLGKQGDRGETGAQGPSGPPGLAGARGMAGPQGPRGDKGESGETGERGQKGHRGFTGLQGLPGPPGPAGDSGSAGPAGPSGAKGPHGPTGPAGKDGSNGQPGPIGPPGPRGRSGESGPAGPPGNAGPPGPPGPPGPGIDMSAFAGLGQTEKSPDPLRYMRADEASSSHRQHDVEVDSTLKSLNNQIENLRSPDGSQKNPTRSCRDLKLSHPDWKSGDYWVDPNIGSTADAIKVFCNMETGETCVYPSIAKVPKKSWWTSKSKDRKHIWFGETMNGGFHFSYAQDGPAANAASVQLTFLRLLSNEASQNLTYHCKNSIAYMDQATGNLKKALLLQGSNDVEIRAEGNSRFTYGVMEDGCKKHTGRWGKTVFEYKTQKTSRLPIVDIAPMDIGGADQEFGLDVGPVCFL, from the exons ATGTTCGGCTTTGTGGACTCAAGGACTGTTCTGCTACTTGTAGCATCCCAACTTGTATTACTGGCTGTGGTCAGATGTCAGGAAGAGGGCGACC AAACAGTTGGCGCTAGG GGCCAGAAAGGTGAACCTGGAGATATCGCAGAT GTTGTAGGACCAAGAGGACCAGCCGGCCCAATG GGGCCCCCAGGTGACCAGGGAACTCGTGGACCAGCTGGCGCAAAAGGTGACAAG GGAAATTCTGGACCTCGTGGAAGAGATGGCGAGCCCGGCATCCCCGGAAACCCCGGACCCCCTGGGCCACCTGGACCCGCAGGACTCGGAGGG AACTTTGCTGCACAGATGGCTCAAGGTTTTGATGAGAAGGCCGGAGGTGCTCAGATGGGAGTGATGCAAGGACCGATG GGTCCAATGGGTCCCCGTGGGCCTCCTGGACCAAGTGGAGCCCCT GGCCCACAGGGTTTCCAGGGCGGCCCTGGAGAGGCTGGAGAGGCCGGTCCATCT GGAGCGATGGGACCCCGTGGGCCACCTGGGCCTTCTGGAAAACCAGGAAGTGAT GGTGAGGCTGGCAAACCTGGAAAATCTGGAGAACGTGGACCCGCTGGACCTCAG GGAGCTCGAGGATTCCCCGGAACTCCTGGCCTTCCTGGAATCAAAGGACACAGA GGTCACCCTGGTCTGGATGGGGCTAAGGGAGAGACTGGCACTGCTGGTGCAAAG GGTGAGGCTGGTTCTTCTGGAGAGAATGGCGCCCCTGGACCCATG GGCCCACGTGGTCTACCTGGTGAGAGGGGACGTCCAGGTGCTGCTGGAGCAGCA GGTGCTCGTGGAAATGATGGATTGCCTGGACCTGCTGGGCCGCCT GGACCTGTTGGTCCGGCTGGAGCCCCTGGTTTCCCCGGATCTCCAGGAGCCAAG GGAGAAGCTGGTCCAACTGGAGCTCGTGGAGCCGAAGGCCAACAGGGTCCCCGAGGAGAGGCTGGCACTCCAGGATCTCCCGGACCTGCTGGGGCTTCG GGAAACCCCGGAACTGATGGTATCCCCGGAGCTAAAGGATCTGCT GGAGGTCCTGGTATTGCTGGCGCTCCTGGCTTCCCCGGCCCTCGGGGTCCTCCTGGACCACAAGGGGCAACAGGCCCTCTGGGACCCAAAGGACAGTCT GGTGACCCTGGTCTTCCTGGATTTAAAGGTGAAGCTGGACCAAAGGGAGAGCTT GGCCCCGCTGGTCCCCTTGGTGCACCCGGTCCTGCTGGCGAAGAAGGAAAGAGAGGCGCTAGAGGAGAACCTGGTGCAGCAGGACCACTTGGACCTCCGGGAGAGAGA GGCGCCCCTGGCAACCGTGGATTCCCTGGTCAAGATGGTCTTGCAGGTGCTAAG GGCGCCCCAGGTGACCGTGGTGTTCCTGGTGCTGCTGGGCCTAAGGGTGCGACAGGTGACCCCGGACGCACAGGAGAGTCAGGTCTTCCTGGAGCAAGA GGTCTTACAGGCCGTCCTGGAGATTCTGGTCCTCAAGGCAAAGTTGGACCTTCT GGCGCCTCTGGTGAGGACGGTCGGCCCGGCCCACCTGGTCCTCAGGGAGCCCGTGGACAGCCAGGAGTGATGGGATTCCCCGGTCCAAAAGGAGCCAAT GGTGAGCCTGGAAAGGCTGGAGAAAAAGGTCTGTTGGGTCGCACTGGTCTGAGA GGTCTGCCTGGAAAAGATGGAGAGACTGGATCTGCTGGCCCACCCGGCCCTGCT GGACCTGCTGGAGAGAGAGGAGAGCAAGGTCAGCCTGGACCTTCTGGCTTCCAG GGTCTTCCTGGACCAAGTGGTTCCCCAGGAGAGGCTGGAAAACCCGGAGATCAG GGTGTTCCTGGAGAGGGTGGAGCTCCTGGGGCTGTTGGACCTAGA GGTGAACGTGGTTTCCCTGGCGAGAGGGGTGGTGCTGGTCCTCAGGGTCTTCAGGGACCACGTGGACTTCCTGGAACACCTGGAAGTGATGGACCCAAG GGTGCCATTGGACCAGCTGGAAGTGCTGGATCACAGGGACCCCCCGGCCTTCAGGGTATGCCTGGAGAGAGAGGAGCTGGTGGCATCCCAGGACCCAAAGGAGACAGA GGCGACAATGGAGCAAAGGGACCTGAGGGAGCTCCTGGAAAAGACGGTTCTAGA GGTTTGACTGGTCCCATTGGTCCTCCTGGCCCAGCTGGACCCAATGGAGCCAAG GGTGAGACTGGACCTTCTGGGCCTTCTGGTGCTCCTGGCGTCCGTGGTGCCCCT GGTGACCGTGGCGAGGGAGGTCCTCCTGGGCCTGCTGGCTTTGCTGGACCTCCT GGAGCAGATGGTCAGCCTGGTGCCAAAGGAGAGCTTGGCGAGGGAGGACAGAAAGGAGAGGCTGGTGTTTCCGGACCTCAAGGACCATCCGGAGCACCCGGACCTGTG GGCCCAACTGGTGTTTCTGGACCTAAAGGTGCACGTGGTGCTCAGGGAGCTCCT GGGGCGACTGGTTTCCCTGGTGCTGCTGGTAGAGTTGGATCTCCTGGTCCTAAT GGCAACCCTGGCGCTGTTGGACCTGCTGGTCCTTCTGGAAAAGACGGACCAAAGGGTGCCCGTGGTGACGCTGGACCCCAAGGAAGACATGGAGATGCTGGTCTTCGAGGACCCGCTGGCGCACAAGGAGAGAAGGGAGAGCCCGGAGAAGATGGACCCCCT GGTGCCGACGGACCTTCAGGTCCTCAGGGTCTGGCTGGGTCTCGTGGTATTGTTGGTTTGCCTGGACAGCGTGGTGAGAGAGGCTTCCCTGGCCTTCCTGGACCTTCT GGTGAGCCTGGTAAACAAGGAGGACCTGGCTCTTCTGGTGACCGTGGACCTCCTGGACCTGTAGGACCCCCTGGACTTACTGGACCTTCTGGAGAGACTGGAAGAGAG GGTACCCCTGGATCAGATGGACCACCTGGTAGGGATGGATCTGTTGGAATCAAG GGAGAGCGAGGAAACGCTGGTCCTAATGGTGCCCCTGGTGCTCCTGGTGGTCCCGGTGCCCCTGGACCTGTTGGACCTCTTGGCAAGCAGGGAGACAGAGGAGAGACT GGTGCACAAGGACCTTCAGGACCACCTGGACTTGCTGGTGCACGAGGAATGGCT GGTCCCCAAGGACCACGTGGAGATAAGGGAGAGAGTGGTGAGACTGGTGAGAGAGGACAGAAGGGTCACAGAGGATTCACCGGTTTGCAGGGTCTTCCTGGACCTCCC GGTCCCGCTGGAGATTCCGGATCTGCTGGACCTGCAGGACCAAGCGGAGCTAAG GGACCACATGGACCTACAGGACCTGCTGGCAAAGATGGATCTAATGGACAGCCTGGCCCCATTGGACCACCCGGACCTCGTGGACGCTCTGGAGAATCTGGCCCAGCT GGTCCCCCTGGAAATGCTGGGCCCCCTGGCCCTCCTGGCCCTCCAGGCCCTGGCATAGACATGTCCGCCTTCGCTGGTCTCGGACAGACTGAGAAGTCTCCCGATCCTCTGAGGTACATGAGGGCTGATGAGGCTTCCAGCTCCCACAGACAGCATGATGTTGAGGTTGATTCCACGCTCAAGTCGCTCAACAACCAGATTGAGAACCTGCGCAGCCCCGATGGCTCCCAGAAGAATCCAACTCGCTCCTGCAGAGATCTCAAACTGAGCCACCCTGACTGGAAGAGCG GTGACTACTGGGTTGATCCCAACATTGGAAGCACAGCTGATGCCATTAAGGTATTCTGCAACATGGAGACTGGAGAGACCTGCGTCTACCCGAGCATCGCCAAAGTACCCAAGAAGTCCTGGTGGACCAGTAAGAGCAAGGATAGGAAACACATCTGGTTTGGCGAGACCATGAATGGAGGATTCCAT TTCAGCTACGCTCAGGATGGCCCTGCTGCAAATGCCGCCAGTGTCCAGCTGACCTTCTTGAGGCTTCTGTCCAACGAGGCATCCCAGAACCTCACTTACCACTGCAAGAACAGCATCGCTTACATGGACCAGGCCACCGGCAACTTGAAGAAGGCTTTGCTCCTGCAGGGCTCCAATGATGTGGAGATCCGTGCAGAGGGCAACAGTCGCTTCACATATGGCGTAATGGAGGACGGCTGCAAG AAACACACAGGCCGATGGGGCAAGACTGTCTTTGAGTACAAAACACAGAAAACCTCCCGTCTGCCCATCGTGGACATTGCTCCTATGGACATCGGAGGAGCGGATCAGGAGTTTGGCTTGGATGTAGGCCCGGTCTGCTTTTTGTAA